Proteins encoded in a region of the Myxococcales bacterium genome:
- a CDS encoding sigma 54-dependent Fis family transcriptional regulator: protein MAANETRTRSLNWFVRGGVLHLPDGARVPIDVESLVVGRDPGAAVPLADAEVSALHCELRAVTEGIVLRDLGSTNGTFIGKVRVREVVLGERTEIDVGQTRLVVEPSGKRRVDLGFSASFGELVGSSPRMRRLYGVLEKVAPTPLSLLILGETGTGKELVARAVHDASPRKGGPFVVVDCGSIPATLAESLLFGHEKGAFTGATERRKGALAEASGGTLFLDELGELPVELQPKLLRALAERQVKRVGATTFEPIDVRLLAATRRDLGAEMNAGRFRSDLFFRIAQIRVETPALRERLVDIPDIVAAICARQGLADKADVVNGWIEKNRAQYDWPGNVRELVNVASVAATLAHAPEALDDVLTLAHAPEPTRGGASGGAAGGAAEASFADAKRAAVAQFERSYFLELSASTGGNVSEMARRSGMERHHVRAYLRKHGVR, encoded by the coding sequence ATGGCCGCGAACGAGACCCGCACGCGCTCGCTCAACTGGTTCGTGCGCGGCGGGGTACTGCACCTGCCGGACGGCGCGAGGGTCCCGATCGATGTCGAGTCGCTCGTGGTCGGTCGCGATCCCGGCGCCGCCGTGCCCCTCGCCGACGCGGAGGTGAGCGCGCTCCACTGCGAGCTCCGCGCCGTGACCGAGGGCATCGTGCTCCGCGATCTCGGCAGCACCAACGGCACCTTCATCGGCAAGGTGCGTGTGCGCGAGGTGGTGCTCGGAGAGCGCACGGAGATCGACGTCGGCCAGACGCGGCTCGTGGTCGAGCCCTCGGGCAAGCGCCGCGTCGACCTCGGGTTCTCCGCCAGCTTCGGCGAGCTCGTCGGCTCGTCGCCGCGAATGCGTCGCCTCTATGGGGTCCTCGAGAAGGTGGCGCCCACTCCACTGAGCTTGCTCATCTTGGGGGAGACCGGCACCGGGAAAGAGCTCGTCGCGCGCGCGGTGCACGACGCGTCGCCGCGCAAGGGCGGCCCGTTCGTCGTCGTCGACTGCGGCTCGATCCCCGCCACCTTGGCCGAGAGCCTGCTCTTCGGTCACGAGAAGGGCGCCTTCACGGGCGCGACCGAGCGGAGGAAGGGGGCGCTCGCCGAGGCGAGCGGCGGCACGCTGTTCCTCGACGAGCTCGGGGAGCTCCCCGTCGAGCTGCAGCCGAAGCTCCTCCGCGCGCTCGCGGAGCGCCAGGTCAAGCGCGTGGGGGCCACGACGTTCGAGCCCATCGACGTACGCCTCCTCGCGGCGACCCGAAGGGACCTCGGCGCCGAGATGAACGCCGGTCGCTTTCGCTCCGACTTGTTCTTTCGTATCGCGCAGATACGCGTGGAGACGCCCGCCCTCCGCGAGCGCCTTGTCGACATCCCGGACATCGTCGCCGCCATCTGCGCGCGGCAGGGGCTCGCCGACAAGGCCGACGTCGTGAACGGCTGGATCGAGAAGAACCGGGCCCAGTACGACTGGCCCGGCAACGTGCGGGAGCTCGTCAACGTGGCGTCCGTCGCCGCGACGCTCGCCCACGCGCCGGAGGCCTTGGACGACGTGCTCACCTTGGCCCACGCGCCAGAGCCCACGCGCGGTGGAGCGTCAGGTGGAGCGGCAGGTGGAGCCGCGGAGGCGAGCTTCGCCGACGCCAAGCGCGCCGCGGTCGCGCAGTTCGAGCGGAGCTACTTCCTCGAGCTGTCGGCCTCGACCGGCGGCAACGTCAGCGAGATGGCCCGCCGCAGCGGCATGGAGCGCCACCACGTCCGCGCATACCTCCGGAAGCACGGCGTCCGCTAG